From one Triticum urartu cultivar G1812 chromosome 3, Tu2.1, whole genome shotgun sequence genomic stretch:
- the LOC125543618 gene encoding mediator-associated protein 2, with protein sequence MVKGAVRYEPGPAFQESGEQGKLEIPASGSTEFWLIQWPLNHVNASEFNGKEVTVELQDDGNLGNLESSSGKSYELVSFAAQQPDATVFIPSGSEMKAVGKISRRVCLVRYPEPEELEKEKPSFGSLTPGSRRAAGSSRKTMSRFSGLSKNRSSQGSALSLGQENRSSQGSALSQGQQSVEPTPKHKQKRRDESSLGGHSNVSAKSSEGSQARGAGSNTTSEMPPTSVEKSKKKKKVRIQE encoded by the exons ATGGTGAAAGGCGCAGTCCG CTATGAGCCTGGACCGGCATTTCAGGAGAGTGGAGAGCAGGGCAAGCTTGAAATACCAGCATCTGGCTCGACAGAATTTTGGCTAATACAGTGGCCTCTAAACCAT GTAAATGCTTCTGAGTTTAATGGTAAAGAAGTTACTGTTGAGCTTCAGGATGATGGAAACTTGGGAAATTTGGAGAGTTCTTCCG GGAAATCATATGAACTCGTTAGCTTTGCTGCTCAACAGCCAGATGCTACTGTCTTCATTCCATCAGGATCTGAAATGAAAGCCG TGGGGAAGATTTCACGCAGAGTTTGCTTGGTTCGTTACCCCGAACCTGAAGAATTGGAGAAAGAGAAACCAAGTTTTGGGAGTCTTACACCTGGCAGCAGGAGAGCTGCAG GTTCTTCTCGGAAGACTATGTCTCGGTTCAGTGGCTTATCGAAGAACCGTAGCAGCCAAGGATCAGCATTGTCCCTGGGTCAAGAGAACCGTAGCAGCCAAGGATCAGCATTGTCCCAGGGTCAACAGAGCGTGGAGCCGACGCCCAAACACAAGCAGAAGAGAAGGGACGAAAGCAGCTTGGGGGGCCACTCAAACGTGTCCGCCAAGTCCTCGGAAGGATCCCAGGCTCGTGGCGCAGGAAGCAACACAACGTCGGAGATGCCGCCGACGTCGGTGGAGAaatccaagaagaagaagaaggttaGGATTCAAGAGTAG